A window of the Vigna angularis cultivar LongXiaoDou No.4 chromosome 3, ASM1680809v1, whole genome shotgun sequence genome harbors these coding sequences:
- the LOC108319432 gene encoding bZIP transcription factor 44, whose protein sequence is MASSSGTCSGSSSLLQNSGSEEDLQAVMDQRKRKRMTSNHESARRSRMRKQKHLDDLVTQVAQLRKENQQILTTVNITTQQFLSVEAENSVLRAQVGELSHRLESLNEIIELWLCVRRRGEDEVGIIMSFPTVSFP, encoded by the coding sequence ATGGCTTCCTCAAGCGGAACATGTTCGGGTTCATCCTCTCTGCTTCAGAACTCGGGTTCTGAGGAGGACTTGCAAGCGGTAATGGAtcagagaaagaggaagagaatgACATCGAATCACGAATCTGCACGGCGATCTCGCATGAGGAAGCAGAAGCACTTGGACGATCTGGTTACCCAAGTGGCTCAACTGAGAAAGGAGAATCAGCAGATACTCACCACCGTCAACATCACCACGCAACAGTTCTTGAGCGTTGAGGCTGAGAACTCGGTGCTCCGGGCTCAGGTGGGTGAGCTGAGCCATCGGTTAGAGTCTTTGAACGAGATCATCGAACTCTGGTTGTGTGTGAGAAGGAGAGGGGAAGATGAAGTGGGAATCATAATGAGTTTTCCCACTGTGTCGTTTCCCTAA